From a single Larimichthys crocea isolate SSNF chromosome XIII, L_crocea_2.0, whole genome shotgun sequence genomic region:
- the atp5if1a gene encoding ATPase inhibitor A, mitochondrial: MAGFLVRLNLRKCIASQIRMASDQLGELGKGAGKGGGGGGSVREAGGAFGKRQVAEEERYFRQKEKEQMEALRKHHAEEIEHHKKEIERLQKEIDRHKGKIRKLKHDD; the protein is encoded by the exons ATGGCAGGGTTCCTTGTGAGATTAAACCTCAGGAAATGCATCGCCTCTCAGATCAGAATGGCATCTGATCAG CTTGGCGAGTTGGGCAAGGGAGCAGgcaaaggtggaggtggaggaggctcaGTGAGGGAGGCAGGGGGTGCGTTTGGAAAGCGGCAAGTAGCAGAGGAGGAGCGGTACTTCAG GCaaaaggagaaggagcagaTGGAAGCGCTGAGGAAACACCACGCAGAGGAGATTGAGCACCACAAAAAGGAGATTGAGCGCCTACAGAAGGAGATCGACCGCCACAAGGGCAAAATCCGAAAGCTGAAACATGATGACTGA